The following are encoded together in the Candidatus Curtissbacteria bacterium genome:
- a CDS encoding prolyl oligopeptidase family serine peptidase, which translates to MVHRHVKRTFLILFITGLILTGLFGWLFLGAEKKQEQAIQQIKERIKPLERYTYENLSRSQYKPSEITIGEVLKKDPNYVSYKFYFNIDPQINSGQTKKVSGQLNVPDAPGPFPVIIMNRGFMEQEGYQSGDGTRRSSEIFATNGFITLAPDFLGFADSDPQSDNSIEDRFQTYVTVLTLLESIPNLNSALQTTPVLARADSGRVGLWGHSNGGQITLTALEITGKPYPTVLWAPVTKPFPYSIFYYTDEFDDHGKALRKAVADFEEDYDAENFSLTNYIDRINAPIQLHQGGADKEVPVWWSDDFVEAMEEKQKEVEYLIYPGEDHNFLGGSWNTIVLRNIAFYRQSLNEVK; encoded by the coding sequence ATGGTCCACAGACACGTAAAACGAACCTTCCTTATCCTTTTTATCACCGGACTGATTTTAACCGGACTCTTTGGCTGGCTGTTTTTGGGCGCGGAGAAAAAGCAGGAGCAAGCTATCCAGCAAATCAAGGAAAGAATTAAGCCCCTCGAAAGATACACCTACGAAAACCTTTCCAGGTCTCAATATAAGCCAAGCGAAATAACAATCGGAGAAGTTTTAAAAAAAGATCCTAACTACGTTTCTTACAAATTCTACTTTAATATTGACCCTCAAATAAACTCCGGCCAAACAAAAAAAGTCAGCGGCCAACTAAATGTCCCGGACGCCCCTGGCCCTTTTCCGGTCATCATAATGAATCGGGGCTTTATGGAACAGGAAGGTTACCAGAGCGGTGACGGAACAAGAAGGTCGAGCGAGATTTTTGCCACAAATGGATTTATTACTCTGGCGCCAGACTTTTTGGGATTTGCAGATTCCGACCCACAATCTGACAATTCAATAGAGGACCGCTTTCAAACGTACGTCACAGTTTTGACTCTGCTTGAGTCTATTCCTAATCTAAATTCGGCACTGCAGACGACTCCTGTCCTAGCTAGAGCGGACTCTGGCCGAGTCGGTCTTTGGGGACACAGCAACGGAGGTCAGATCACTCTGACAGCTTTGGAGATAACAGGCAAACCATACCCGACAGTCCTTTGGGCACCCGTCACCAAACCCTTCCCGTATTCAATATTCTATTACACAGACGAATTCGACGACCACGGCAAAGCTCTAAGGAAGGCAGTTGCCGATTTTGAAGAAGACTACGACGCAGAAAATTTCTCTCTTACAAATTATATCGACCGCATTAACGCTCCAATCCAGCTTCATCAAGGCGGCGCGGACAAAGAAGTACCCGTTTGGTGGTCCGACGATTTTGTTGAAGCGATGGAAGAAAAACAAAAAGAAGTCGAATACCTTATCTATCCGGGCGAAGATCACAACTTTTTGGGCGGCAGCTGGAACACAATCGTCCTGCGCAACATCGCCTTCTACCGCCAATCTTTAAATGAGGTAAAATAG
- a CDS encoding ribonuclease H-like domain-containing protein, translated as MNLFFDIETIPAQEAQHDILREIHAKKLEDGKKVDAEFENYLAATSFDGAFGNIICIGYAIDEKPVEILKSEEPQILKDFWQIAKEAHLFIGFNNMDFDLRFIYQRSIIHGVMPTQNLSFARYRNNPIYDIMWEWRKWAREPSVSLDTLAKALSIESSKGGEIEGKNVWQAYKDGRLEEICDYCKKDVEVTRSIYKKMVPGTQARMPF; from the coding sequence GTGAACCTATTCTTCGATATAGAGACCATCCCAGCTCAGGAAGCACAACACGATATTTTGCGTGAAATCCACGCTAAGAAGTTGGAAGACGGCAAAAAGGTCGACGCGGAATTCGAAAACTATCTGGCCGCGACCTCTTTTGACGGCGCTTTCGGCAATATAATCTGTATCGGTTACGCGATAGACGAAAAACCAGTGGAAATACTAAAAAGCGAAGAGCCACAAATACTCAAAGACTTTTGGCAAATTGCCAAAGAGGCACACCTCTTCATCGGCTTTAACAACATGGACTTCGACCTAAGATTTATCTATCAACGCTCCATTATCCACGGCGTAATGCCGACTCAAAATCTAAGCTTCGCGCGTTACCGAAACAACCCTATTTACGACATCATGTGGGAATGGCGTAAGTGGGCGAGAGAACCATCGGTTTCACTAGACACTCTCGCCAAAGCTCTTAGCATCGAAAGCAGCAAGGGCGGCGAAATCGAAGGCAAAAACGTTTGGCAAGCCTACAAAGACGGTAGGCTGGAAGAAATTTGCGACTACTGCAAAAAAGACGTCGAAGTAACAAGATCGATCTACAAGAAGATGGTTCCGGGAACCCAAGCGCGAATGCCGTTTTAA